One genomic window of Micromonospora sp. WMMD1128 includes the following:
- a CDS encoding UBP-type zinc finger domain-containing protein — protein MSCQHLAEAGDAEPATTTECPDCVAVGNRDWVHLRSCLSCGHVGCCDSSVYQHATKHFESSGHPVMRSIEPGESWRWCYVDEEIG, from the coding sequence ATGAGCTGCCAGCACCTGGCCGAGGCGGGCGACGCCGAGCCCGCCACCACCACCGAGTGCCCCGACTGCGTGGCGGTCGGCAACCGGGACTGGGTGCACCTGCGTTCCTGCCTGAGCTGCGGGCACGTGGGCTGCTGCGACTCGTCGGTCTACCAGCACGCCACGAAGCACTTCGAGTCGAGCGGGCATCCGGTGATGCGCTCCATCGAGCCGGGCGAGTCGTGGCGCTGGTGCTACGTGGACGAGGAGATCGGCTGA
- a CDS encoding TIGR03885 family FMN-dependent LLM class oxidoreductase: MTAFGFHASHEQIHPAKLLEAVIHAETAGFDAAMCSDHFSPWSERQGQSGFAWSWLGAALQATNLSFGVVNAPGQRYHPAIIAQAIGTLGAMYPGRFWAALGTGEASNEHITGDRWPGKDVRSARLRECVDVIRALLAGEEVSHDGLVTVDRAKLWTRPEEPPALVGAAVSVATARWCAEWADGLITVNAPVDHLRQMIDAYRDAGGRGPLHLQVHVSWAPEQAEAEAIAYEQWRSNVFAPPVCWDLETVAHFDEASRDLPLARVTDTVNVSADLGRHVGWLEEYVELGFDQIALHHVGQEQGAFLDAFGAEVLPKVRPTA, from the coding sequence ATGACGGCGTTCGGCTTTCACGCATCCCATGAGCAGATCCACCCGGCGAAGCTGCTGGAGGCGGTGATCCACGCCGAAACCGCCGGCTTCGACGCCGCCATGTGCTCCGACCACTTCTCCCCGTGGAGCGAGCGGCAGGGCCAGTCCGGTTTCGCCTGGTCCTGGCTCGGCGCCGCCCTCCAGGCCACCAACCTGTCGTTCGGCGTGGTCAACGCGCCCGGCCAGCGCTACCACCCGGCGATCATCGCGCAGGCCATCGGCACGCTCGGCGCCATGTACCCGGGACGGTTCTGGGCGGCGCTGGGCACCGGCGAGGCGAGCAACGAGCACATCACCGGCGACCGCTGGCCCGGCAAGGACGTCCGCAGCGCCCGGCTGCGCGAGTGCGTCGACGTGATCCGGGCGCTGCTGGCCGGCGAGGAGGTCAGCCACGACGGTCTGGTCACCGTGGACCGGGCGAAGCTGTGGACCCGCCCCGAGGAGCCGCCCGCGCTCGTCGGCGCCGCGGTCAGCGTCGCCACCGCCCGCTGGTGCGCCGAGTGGGCCGACGGGCTGATCACGGTCAACGCGCCGGTCGACCACCTCCGGCAGATGATCGACGCCTACCGGGACGCCGGCGGGCGCGGGCCGCTGCACCTCCAGGTGCACGTGAGCTGGGCGCCCGAGCAGGCCGAGGCCGAGGCGATCGCGTACGAGCAGTGGCGCAGCAACGTGTTCGCCCCGCCGGTCTGCTGGGACCTGGAGACCGTCGCCCACTTCGACGAGGCCAGCAGGGACCTGCCGTTGGCGAGGGTCACCGACACCGTCAACGTCTCCGCCGACCTGGGCCGGCACGTCGGCTGGCTGGAGGAGTACGTCGAGCTGGGCTTCGACCAGATCGCCCTGCACCACGTCGGGCAGGAGCAGGGGGCGTTCCTGGACGCGTTCGGCGCCGAGGTGCTGCCGAAGGTGCGGCCGACCGCGTGA
- a CDS encoding Na+/H+ antiporter, producing the protein MDALFEVVVFLAIATFGAALARRLGLLAPILLVVLGLALSYLPFFPHVRLEPDLVLVGILPPLLYVAAVNTSVPAFRLNLRPILLLAVGLVIFTAFVVGTVVHLFLPDLPYAICLALGAVVAPPDAVAATAVARRVGLPRRIVTILEGESLVNDATALVLLRVAIVAATASAGGVSFGYVAREVLVATGGGIIVGLLGVVVFGYLHKLVTDPVLDNALSLIVPFAVVFAAEEIHASGVVAVVVTGLGIGHKLPMLMSAASRLQVTAFWRLIQFLLEGLVFLLVGLQLPEVLRDLDEPFGSLAGITVGVLAAVFLARFVWLFPATYLARLVPRVRKRDAAPPVQIPIVIGWAGMRGVVTLAAALGLPLTLANDRSYPRGLLIWLAFAVIVATLVGQGATLPWVARKLRLPPDDPVQDALSAAGVQQRASRAALERLDAMADDAPPAVVERLRGLTTSRSNLAWERLGGTARETPSQAYARLRQEMIDTEREVFRAARDSGQIPEEVLTRAYRDLDLEESLLRQEVVE; encoded by the coding sequence ATGGACGCTCTGTTCGAGGTCGTGGTGTTCCTGGCGATCGCCACGTTCGGCGCGGCCCTGGCCCGCCGGCTCGGCCTGCTCGCGCCGATCCTGCTCGTGGTGCTCGGCCTCGCGCTGTCCTACCTGCCGTTCTTCCCGCACGTGCGGCTGGAACCGGACCTGGTGCTCGTCGGCATCCTGCCGCCGCTGCTCTACGTGGCGGCGGTGAACACCTCGGTGCCGGCGTTCCGGCTCAACCTGCGGCCGATCCTGCTGCTCGCCGTCGGGTTGGTGATCTTCACCGCGTTCGTGGTGGGCACCGTCGTGCACCTGTTCCTGCCCGACCTGCCGTACGCGATCTGCCTGGCGCTCGGCGCGGTGGTGGCGCCGCCGGACGCGGTCGCCGCCACCGCGGTGGCCCGTCGGGTCGGCCTGCCCCGGCGGATCGTCACCATCCTGGAGGGCGAGAGCCTGGTCAACGACGCCACCGCGCTGGTGCTGCTGCGGGTGGCGATCGTCGCCGCCACCGCCAGCGCGGGCGGGGTCAGCTTCGGCTACGTGGCCCGGGAGGTGCTCGTCGCCACCGGCGGCGGCATCATCGTCGGGCTGCTCGGCGTGGTGGTCTTCGGCTACCTGCACAAGCTCGTCACCGACCCGGTGCTGGACAACGCGCTGTCGTTGATCGTGCCGTTCGCGGTGGTGTTCGCCGCCGAGGAGATCCATGCCTCCGGGGTGGTCGCGGTGGTGGTGACCGGGCTCGGCATCGGGCACAAGCTGCCGATGCTCATGTCCGCCGCGTCCCGCCTCCAGGTGACCGCGTTCTGGCGGCTGATCCAGTTCCTGCTGGAAGGGTTGGTGTTCCTGCTTGTCGGCCTGCAACTGCCCGAGGTGCTGCGCGACCTCGACGAGCCGTTCGGCTCGCTCGCCGGGATCACCGTCGGGGTGCTGGCCGCGGTCTTCCTGGCCCGGTTCGTCTGGCTGTTCCCGGCCACCTACCTGGCCCGGCTGGTGCCCCGGGTGCGAAAGCGCGACGCCGCGCCGCCGGTGCAGATCCCGATCGTCATCGGCTGGGCCGGCATGCGCGGCGTGGTGACGCTCGCCGCCGCGCTGGGCCTGCCGCTCACCCTCGCCAACGACCGGTCGTACCCCCGGGGGCTGCTGATCTGGCTGGCCTTCGCGGTGATCGTGGCCACCCTGGTCGGGCAGGGCGCCACGCTGCCCTGGGTGGCCCGGAAGCTGCGGCTGCCCCCGGACGACCCGGTGCAGGACGCGCTCTCCGCCGCCGGGGTGCAGCAGCGGGCCAGCCGGGCCGCCCTGGAACGGCTCGACGCGATGGCCGACGACGCGCCGCCGGCGGTGGTGGAACGCCTCCGCGGGCTGACCACGTCCCGATCCAACCTGGCCTGGGAACGTCTCGGCGGCACCGCACGGGAAACCCCCTCCCAGGCGTACGCGCGACTGCGGCAGGAGATGATCGACACCGAGCGGGAGGTGTTCCGGGCCGCCCGCGACTCCGGCCAGATCCCGGAGGAGGTGCTCACCCGCGCCTATCGTGATCTGGACCTGGAGGAGTCGCTGCTACGACAGGAGGTTGTCGAATGA
- a CDS encoding GNAT family N-acetyltransferase, with the protein MTDERRITVRPGRPGDAPAVLRLFDSAIAWLAERGRTGQWGVDPASTDPRRIDQADAYAAGDGLWFAEIDGTEVGALVVGAATEYVPPATEPELYVNLLVTDRAYAGLGIGARLLAHAADLARERGLGLLRVDCYRSPDRALVRFYEGCGFTATDPFTVERPGRTPWPGQVLARRLD; encoded by the coding sequence ATGACCGACGAGCGGAGGATCACCGTCCGGCCGGGCAGGCCGGGGGACGCGCCCGCCGTGCTGCGGCTGTTCGACAGCGCCATCGCGTGGCTTGCCGAACGCGGCCGGACCGGCCAGTGGGGCGTCGATCCGGCCTCGACCGACCCGCGGCGCATCGACCAGGCCGACGCCTACGCCGCCGGCGACGGCCTGTGGTTCGCCGAGATCGACGGCACCGAGGTCGGTGCGCTCGTGGTCGGCGCGGCGACGGAGTACGTGCCGCCGGCCACCGAGCCGGAGTTGTACGTCAACCTGCTGGTCACCGACCGGGCGTACGCGGGCCTCGGGATCGGGGCGCGGCTGCTGGCGCACGCGGCGGACCTGGCCCGGGAGCGTGGGTTGGGCCTGCTGCGGGTGGACTGCTACCGCAGCCCGGACCGGGCGTTGGTGCGCTTCTACGAGGGCTGCGGCTTCACCGCCACCGACCCGTTCACGGTCGAGCGGCCGGGCCGGACGCCGTGGCCGGGTCAGGTGCTGGCCCGCCGGCTCGACTGA
- a CDS encoding HAD family phosphatase, which translates to MTLPLPAGDFRAYLFDCDGTIVDSMPVHHRAWSAALAEWDCELPEDLFYAWGGRPVVDIVVDLNDRHGLAMPVETVARRREELFQGLLPGVTAVPEVLAHIEDAHGRVPFAVVSGSTRESVTASLTALGLLDRFETLVCAEDCARPKPDPEGYLLAARRLGVDPAGCLVFEDTDLGVAAATAAGMASVRVPHPRERASFAATTRKAAGGPGRDDTNVVNE; encoded by the coding sequence GTGACGCTTCCCCTGCCGGCCGGCGACTTCCGCGCGTACCTGTTCGACTGCGACGGCACGATCGTCGACTCGATGCCGGTGCACCACCGGGCGTGGAGCGCGGCGCTCGCCGAATGGGACTGCGAGCTGCCGGAGGACCTGTTCTACGCCTGGGGCGGCCGGCCGGTCGTCGACATCGTGGTCGACCTCAACGACCGGCACGGGCTGGCCATGCCGGTCGAGACGGTGGCCCGCCGCCGGGAGGAGCTGTTCCAGGGGCTGCTGCCCGGGGTGACCGCCGTGCCGGAGGTGCTGGCGCACATCGAGGACGCGCACGGGCGGGTGCCGTTCGCGGTCGTCTCCGGCAGCACCCGGGAGTCGGTGACCGCGTCGCTGACCGCGCTGGGCCTGCTGGACCGCTTCGAGACGCTTGTCTGCGCCGAGGACTGCGCCCGGCCCAAGCCCGACCCGGAGGGTTACCTGCTGGCCGCCCGTCGGCTGGGCGTCGACCCGGCCGGCTGCCTCGTGTTCGAGGACACCGACCTGGGCGTGGCGGCGGCGACGGCGGCGGGCATGGCGTCGGTCCGGGTGCCGCACCCCCGGGAGCGTGCGAGTTTCGCCGCGACGACCCGGAAGGCGGCGGGCGGCCCGGGACGGGACGACACCAATGTGGTCAATGAGTAA